A stretch of Lactuca sativa cultivar Salinas chromosome 6, Lsat_Salinas_v11, whole genome shotgun sequence DNA encodes these proteins:
- the LOC111921861 gene encoding phosphoglycerate mutase-like protein AT74H, which translates to MSVTASSSPYSTIIKCCEDTIGRRRRVAIDENCFPEKNLTLNATNEKPPRPRRIILVRHGQSEGNVDEGAYTRVADPRIRLTEKGKQEAEQCGVRIREMIEKDGADDWKVYFYVSPYQRTIETLRGLGTAFQRSRIAGVREEPRLREQDFGNFQDQEQMKIQKAVRVQYGRFFYRFPNGESAADVYDRITGFRETLRTDIDIGRFQPPGEQSPNMNLVIVSHGLTLRVFLMRWYKWTVEQFEGLNNMQNGNMIVMQTGQGGRYSLLVHHTKQQMMDFGLTQDMLVDQEWQKTAKPGELNYEIPTGGPSFFTHFDDENNGKFRS; encoded by the exons ATGTCTGTCACAGCATCTTCATCGCCATATTCGACTATAATCAAGTGCTGTGAAGACACGATTGGGCGCCGACGAAGAGTCGCCATTGACGAGAATTGTTTCCCGGAGAAGAATCTGACACTCAACGCCACCAATGAGAAACCTCCACGGCCGCGACGAATCATCCTGGTGCGACACGGGCAGAGTGAAGGAAACGTGGATGAAGGAGCTTACACGAGAGTCGCAGATCCGAGAATTAGATTGACGGAGAAAGGGAAACAAGAGGCGGAGCAATGTGGGGTGAGAATACGAGAGATGATTGAGAAGGATGGAGCTGATGATTGGAAGGTTTACTTTTACGTTTCGCCGTATCAGAGAACGATTGAGACTCTTCGCGGTTTGGGAACTGCGTTTCAACGATCGAGAATCGCCGGCGTCAGGGAAGAACCGCGGTTGCGAGAGCAGGATTTCG GGAACTTCCAAGATCAagaacagatgaagattcagaAAGCAGTTCGAGTCCAATACGGTCGGTTCTTCTACCGTTTTCCAAACGGCGAATCCGCAGCAGATGTCTATGATCGAATCACAG GGTTTCGGGAGACATTAAGAACTGATATTGACATAGGTAGATTTCAACCACCAGGGGAGCAAAGCCCGAACATGAACTTGGTCATCGTTTCTCATGGTTTAACTTTAAGAGTCTTCTTAATGAGATGGTACAAATGGACAGTTGAACAGTTTGAAGGACTCAACAACATGCAAAATGGGAATATGATCGTTATGCAAACAGGTCAAGGTGGAAGATACAGTCTGTTAGTTCACCACACCAAACAACAAATGATGGACTTTGGTTTGACCCAGGATATGCTCGTTGACCAAGAATG GCAAAAAACAGCAAAACCAGGTGAATTAAACTACGAAATCCCAACAGGCGGACCATCTTTCTTCACACATTTTGACGATGAAAACAATGGAAAATTCAGGAGCTAA
- the LOC111921859 gene encoding cell wall protein IFF6, with translation MIHLCTCTGGSTSTNTSSKRRSGTLSCKNCGGRSSINGKSSSSCLLSTVLELTSLINSDFTWTKVSKGCRSSSRRPRRSNTINLTKDSKVLEMPVSESEKLGVSVLGCHFSEKAEHIPIKKRRFLFRPSSPPRNPSLESPKAYNHELKLNPNAACLPESVTGMSERGSNDDKSVKKELVKTKNEPGEDDDFSGISILAAAACSNSLGAEADRSEESGIGIAASVTKSPEALLTTIELKENISKSAKEESDPHISTKDQSAPDKFPLEKSSANESTLDNSSSHSPSKSAIPTSRDVRFNWDLNTVMDDAWEEPYVSEHEVSAHNKVTFFEDKKDDCTKDNSGDHKSRSEGESGIPSKDISNLNIPIEMKSLAHENELKLGKPLSCELDNAQHSVVVESVIPVTKTLTLENPTPDIFSKWATRGGQTSATEAVDTKLSMDCSVPPGFDHYLNLNASKENMVAESAIPVTTQPAMTNTCKPEYEKHDLSLTPAASMENGDLSNKVDESMVKMELTSNDASKGTELPLQTASIPSIHDSEAPLENGIRYDNSQTDNRAGSGYDSQYEDGELRESSINAWKGEENEYVIDNRGDDLNIGIMDSHETNTSPCGQEASPGIKLTETDLTSSVVLPEKLHNTDEVLSGSEPNETVSNQANSERQEIVQNLNQSDEWKMNVSGLDHENQRISLNNFTKTRNFTSRKFSYGEQKDGFDPEDMEMKGEGSRFYRKESITRIGGPSTHDVFLSRGRFRVQGCSSKSGDGLASRPERESGVVRSFGRGGSGSGRYSPHNRGSGRGSGVWNRSPDRNQPFIRTMLEDSGSLDNITNEGSMDQNDSSNRPNTSSYMTRRPFRSRSPMNREANDFRARLGLRPTGDTGHERFNMGRSRGRGRVGQVRYGTRVDGEGPGPGPGPRRYHGPGSDECDEFLPDYPNPFPRRRRCFSPVERRGNVNGNGNHYSDSRSPSRPRTRSPVSNSGFRRRSRSPTFRMRRPRSPNYRRGGFEPEYNSGPRSSNSSPPPPNSRWVNYKERPVVFDRRSPPPQVVERESVRERERERERFGFYERKPKQNEFYRSGQPGRFDPSEAGRGRPRYVGNEGDRPDNGYRRGGFVRQQRYNMDGHVKRFQYDDEDGFGRGFDARDKHALEVHARGNIKSNGTGTDGRFKDFPRRSREDREVVVGEFKRRSRERKDSDTKEEKDQSNLDSMIMMTNEVVVKEGD, from the exons ATG ATTCATCTGTGTACCTGCACTGGGGGTTCAACCTCTACTAACACATCAAGCAAAAGACGTAGTGGAACACTATCCTGCAAAAACTGTGGTGGAAGATCATCAATTAATGGAAAAAGCTCTTCAAGTTGTCTTCTTAGCACAGTTTTGGAACTTACTAGCTTAATCAATTCAGACTTTACTTGGACAAAAGTTTCAAAAGGTTGTAGGAGTTCATCAAGGAGACCTCGACGTTCAAACACAATTAACTTAACTAAGGATTCAAAGGTTCTAGAAATGCCTGTTTCTGAATCAGAAAAG TTGGGAGTCTCTGTTCTTGGGTGTCATTTCAGTGAAAAGGCAGAACACATTCCAATCAAGAAAAGGAGATTCTTATTCCGGCCATCCTCTCCGCCACGGAATCCTTCACTGGAGAGTCCCAAAGCttataatcatgagctaaaactaaACCCGAATGCAGCTTGTCTACCTGAATCAGTTACTGGAATGAGTGAAAGAGGTAGTAATGATGATAAATCGGTAAAGAAGGAGTTGGTGAAGACTAAAAATGAACCTGGTGAAGATGATGACTTTTCTGGCATATCTATCCTTGCTGCTGCAGCATGTAGTAACAGTTTGGGAGCTGAAGCCGATCGCAGTGAAGAGTCTGGAATTGGAATCGCCGCATCTGTCACTAAAAGTCCAGAAGCTCTTCTAACCACTATTGAATTAAAAGAAAACATTTCAAAGTCTGCTAAGGAAGAATCTGATCCCCATATATCAACAAAGGACCAATCTGCCCCAGATAAGTTCCCATTGGAGAAATCTTCAGCAAATGAATCCACATTGGATAATTCCTCTTCACATTCCCCTTCGAAATCAGCAATTCCGACTTCAAGAGATGTCAGATTCAACTGGGACTTGAACACCGTGATGGATGATGCATGGGAGGAACCATATGTAAGCGAGCATGAAGTTTCTGCACACAACAAAGTCACATTTTTCGAAGACAAAAAAGACGATTGTACAAAAGACAATTCCGGAGATCATAAGTCTAGAAGCGAAGGGGAATCCGGGATTCCATCAAAAGACATCAGCAATCTGAACATACCCATTGAGATGAAAAGTCTGGCTCACGAAAACGAGTTAAAGCTGGGAAAACCATTGTCTTGTGAACTAGATAATGCTCAACATTCCGTGGTGGTGGAATCAGTAATTCCTGTTACTAAAACCCTAACCTTGGAGAACCCAACACCCGATATTTTTTCAAAGTGGGCGACTCGTGGTGGTCAAACTTCTGCTACTGAGGCTGTTGACACAAAATTATCAATGGATTGTTCTGTACCCCCAGGTTTTGATCATTATCTAAACTTGAATGCATCCAAAGAAAATATGGTGGCGGAATCAGCCATTCCTGTTACTACACAACCAGCCATGACTAACACCTGTAAACCTGAATACGAGAAACATGATTTATCACTTACCCCTGCAGCCTCTATGGAAAATGGAGATCTTTCAAATAAAGTCGATGAATCCATGGTGAAAATGGAGTTAACTAGCAATGATGCTAGCAAGGGGACAGAACTTCCTTTACAAACTGCTTCAATTCCTTCTATACATGATTCTGAAGCACCATTGGAGAATGGAATCCGTTATGATAATTCACAGACTGATAATCGAGCTGGAAGTGGATACGATTCTCAATACGAAGATGGAGAGCTAAGGGAATCGAGTATAAATGCGTGGAAAGGAGAAGAAAATGAATATGTGATTGACAACAGGGGAGACGATTTGAACATCGGAATCATGGATTCCCATGAAACTAATACCTCTCCATGTGGACAAGAAGCCTCTCCAGGAATCAAACTCACTGAAACCGATTTAACATCTAGTGTCGTGTTGCCAGAGAAACTTCATAACACTGATGAAGTCTTATCCGGTTCAGAACCAAATGAGACGGTTAGCAATCAAGCCAACAGTGAAAGACAGGAAATTGTCCAGAATCTGAACCAATCAGACGAGTGGAAGATGAACGTTTCAGGATTGGATCATGAAAATCAACGAATCTCATTGAATAATTTCACCAAAACCAGAAACTTTACAAGTCGGAAATTTTCGTATGGCGAACAAAAAGACGGATTTGACCCTGAGGATATGGAAATGAAAGGTGAAGGGTCAAGATTCTACAGAAAGGAATCGATCACACGTATCGGAGGTCCATCGACACATGATGTGTTCCTTTCTAGAGGTAGATTTCGGGTGCAAGGATGCAG TTCAAAGTCTGGTGATGGTTTAGCTTCCAGACCAGAGAGGGAATCAGGTGTGGTAAGATCCTTTGGAcgtggtggtagtggtagtggtagATACTCCCCGCATAACCGTGGTAGTGGACGGGGAAGCGGTGTATGGAATCGTTCCCCAGATCGTAACCAACCATTCATTCGTACTATGCTAGAAGATTCCGGAAGTTTGGATAATATAACAAACGAAGGCTCCATGGATCAAAATGATTCTTCAAACAGACCAAACACTTCATCATATATGACTCGGAGACCTTTCAGAAGCCGCTCACCAATGAATCGTGAAGCAAATGATTTTCGTGCACGTTTAGGATTAAGACCAACCGGGGACACGGGTCACGAGAGGTTCAATATGGGTCGGAGCAGGGGACGCGGGCGGGTCGGACAAGTGAGATATGGTACACGGGTGGACGGGGAAGGACCCGGACCCGGTCCTGGACCCAGACGATACCATGGACCCGGAAGTGACGAATGCGATGAGTTTCTACCGGATTACCCAAATCCTTTCCCGAGGAGACGCCGGTGCTTTTCACCCGTGGAAAGAAGAGGGAATGTAAACGGGAATGGGAATCATTATTCCGATTCGAGATCACCTTCGAGACCGCGGACGCGTTCTCCGGTTTCCAATTCCGGGTTCCGACGCCGGAGTCGATCGCCTACTTTCAGAATGCGAAGGCCGAGATCACCCAACTACCGGCGTGGTGGGTTTGAACCGGAATACAATTCCGGACCTCGAAGCAGTAACTCATCACCACCGCCGCCGAATTCGCGGTGGGTAAATTACAAGGAACGGCCGGTTGTTTTTGACCGGAGATCACCGCCACCACAGGTGGTGGAAAGGGAGAGTgtaagggaaagggaaagggaaagggaacGATTTGGTTTTTATGAAAGAAAACCAAAGCAAAATGAGTTCTACAGATCCGGGCAACCTGGAAGATTTGACCCGAGTGAAGCCGGGCGGGGCAGACCCAGGTATGTGGGTAATGAAGGTGATCGACCCGATAATGGATACAGGCGTGGGGGGTTTGTGAGGCAGCAGCGGTATAACATGGATGGACATGTGAAGAGGTTTCAGTACGATGATGAAGATGGTTTTGGGAGGGGTTTTGATGCACGTGACAAACATGCTTTGGAAGTTCATGCACGTGGGAATATCAAAAGCAATGGGACAGGGACAGATGGCAGGTTTAAAGATTTTCCAAGACGGTCGAGGGAAGACAGGGAGGTGGTGGTTGGTGAGTTTAAACGGCGGTCTAGAGAAAGGAAAGATTCTGACACAAAAGAAGAAAAAGACCAATCTAACCTTGACTCCATGATCATGATGACTaatgaggtggtggtgaaggaaGGTGActaa